The genomic region GGTGTTCCGGTTATATCAAAAACGCTTCCAAGAGCCCTTGCCACCCAACCTTACTTTGGAACAGGTCCGGGGGCTTGAAGGCGTACGGGTGAGGGCGGCCTATGCCCGTTGGAGCCGGGAAACGGGGGTGCCTTGGTACGGGCGGTCCTATGACCGCAGGAACTGGGGCGCCTCTGACCCGGTGAACCGTGCCCTTTCCGCAGGGGCTGCCTACCTTTATGGCCTGGCCCACGCGGCCATCGTATCCAGCGGGTTTAGCCCGGCCCTGGGCTTCATCCACACGGGTAAGTTGCTGTCCTTTGTGTACGACGTGGCGGACCTATACAAAACCGAGGTGCTGGTGCCAGCTGCCTTCTTAACCGTGGCCGAGAGCGAGCTGGAGGTGGAAAGGCGGGTGCGGCAAACGTTGAGGGACCAGATTCTTGGGGCCCGCCTCTTGGAGCGGATGGTGGAGGACCTCCTTTGGCTTTTCTCGGGTTTGGAGCTTGCGCCCCTAAGTTTGTACACTATGCTTCCCTCCTGCATGTGAGCCCTCAAT from Thermus neutrinimicus harbors:
- the cas1e gene encoding type I-E CRISPR-associated endonuclease Cas1e; this encodes MPPVPNARNLKELPKFRDGLSYLYVEHAFIEQEAQGIGVYDQHGLTLVPVASLGVLFLGPGTRITHAAIRALAGNGCTVAWVGEGFARFYAQGLGDTRSSLRLQRQAKAWADPKLHLEVVFRLYQKRFQEPLPPNLTLEQVRGLEGVRVRAAYARWSRETGVPWYGRSYDRRNWGASDPVNRALSAGAAYLYGLAHAAIVSSGFSPALGFIHTGKLLSFVYDVADLYKTEVLVPAAFLTVAESELEVERRVRQTLRDQILGARLLERMVEDLLWLFSGLELAPLSLYTMLPSCM